One window from the genome of bacterium encodes:
- a CDS encoding type II toxin-antitoxin system Phd/YefM family antitoxin yields MYKEMTITEARQALTSLPELFEKNPGTVAVTRRGKQVLAVLPWELYESIMETMNILGDAELMAAIRQGMKDIEAGRTVSLEEFERRLKL; encoded by the coding sequence ATGTACAAAGAGATGACGATCACAGAAGCACGGCAGGCCCTAACCTCTCTGCCGGAACTATTTGAAAAGAATCCCGGCACAGTCGCGGTGACTCGCCGCGGCAAGCAGGTGCTGGCGGTGCTGCCGTGGGAACTCTATGAGTCTATCATGGAGACAATGAACATCTTGGGCGACGCCGAACTTATGGCCGCGATTCGACAGGGGATGAAAGACATCGAAGCCGGGCGAACTGTTTCTCTTGAGGAGTTCGAACGGAGACTGAAGCTGTGA